In Arthrobacter sp. UKPF54-2, the following are encoded in one genomic region:
- a CDS encoding LysR family transcriptional regulator: protein MDVQHKQLVQLLPLLPLLAELGRTQHITATAEVLGLPQSTVSRAVARAGAIIGTELLIRDGRGVRLTAAAKALLPHIEAALGEFQAGLDLVRHESEVVRGRIAVSFQHTFGEAMLPLLISAFRQRHPQPAFDLSQGARDGCLAELAAGDADLALTAPVAAPSRLISSARLYREPLRLVVHHSHPLATRRRARLAEIRHDPFVAMGPGYGMRSLTDALFREAGFRPRIAFESQDSHTARGLVSAGLGVSILPPGGLAPGRHTPAQPGELGWVELALDSGLAFREIGLAWRERRGGADAEPDPVRLFRELVLSEGPALLAGFVRGRSGN from the coding sequence GTGGACGTGCAGCATAAGCAGCTGGTCCAGCTGCTGCCCCTGCTGCCGCTGCTCGCCGAGCTCGGCCGCACCCAGCACATCACCGCGACCGCCGAGGTGCTGGGGCTGCCCCAATCCACGGTGAGCCGGGCCGTCGCGCGGGCCGGCGCCATCATCGGCACCGAGTTGCTGATCCGCGACGGCCGCGGCGTGCGGCTGACCGCCGCGGCCAAGGCCCTCCTGCCGCACATCGAGGCGGCGCTGGGCGAGTTCCAGGCCGGGCTGGACCTGGTCCGGCACGAGTCCGAGGTGGTGCGCGGACGCATCGCGGTCTCCTTCCAGCACACCTTCGGGGAGGCGATGCTGCCGCTGCTGATCAGCGCGTTCCGGCAACGGCATCCCCAGCCGGCCTTTGACCTCAGCCAGGGCGCGCGGGACGGCTGCCTGGCCGAACTGGCCGCGGGCGACGCCGACCTGGCCCTGACCGCACCCGTCGCGGCGCCGAGCAGACTGATCTCCTCGGCCCGCCTCTACCGCGAGCCGCTGCGTCTGGTGGTGCACCATTCACACCCGCTGGCCACGCGCCGCCGGGCCCGGCTCGCGGAGATCCGGCACGACCCGTTCGTGGCGATGGGGCCGGGTTACGGCATGCGCTCGCTGACGGACGCACTGTTCCGGGAAGCGGGCTTCCGGCCCCGCATCGCTTTCGAAAGCCAGGACTCCCACACGGCCAGGGGACTCGTCTCGGCCGGACTCGGCGTCAGCATCCTGCCGCCCGGCGGGCTGGCCCCCGGACGCCACACCCCGGCGCAGCCCGGCGAGCTGGGCTGGGTGGAGCTGGCGCTGGACTCCGGGCTGGCGTTCCGCGAGATCGGCCTGGCCTGGCGGGAGCGGCGCGGGGGAGCGGACGCCGAACCGGACCCGGTGCGGCTGTTCCGGGAACTGGTGCTCAGCGAGGGCCCGGCGCTGCTGGCCGGGTTTGTCCGCGGCCGCTCCGGCAACTGA
- a CDS encoding N-acetylglucosamine kinase, with product MTHSDIPASPAASASVASGAVIGLDIGGTKTRGVRFEAGTPVADESVGSANVQNVSQDEAVRNLAELFGRIGGGDVAQVYAGAGGIDTDDDAAALAALIAPHVPGAKVTVVHDSRLLLAAGGASTGVAVIAGTGSAAWGKNSRGAEARAGGWGYLLGDEGSGYWLGREAVRHSLRRMNQGLEPDELTRALLDSCGVDHPNKLIALFHSPRTGRRFWAQRARLVVEAADAGHAPSRALIEQAGRDLAGLAEQTVRQLGIEGPVILGSGLGMNVPRLQDAFRGALAGAGITDVRVLQQEPVFGVLQLVAEQG from the coding sequence GTGACCCATTCTGACATCCCGGCCTCGCCGGCAGCCTCCGCCTCCGTCGCTTCCGGTGCCGTGATCGGACTCGATATCGGCGGGACCAAGACCCGCGGGGTCCGCTTCGAGGCCGGAACGCCGGTGGCGGACGAATCGGTCGGCAGCGCCAACGTCCAGAACGTCAGCCAGGACGAGGCCGTCCGGAACCTGGCGGAACTTTTCGGCCGGATCGGCGGGGGAGACGTCGCCCAGGTCTACGCCGGAGCGGGCGGCATCGACACCGACGACGACGCCGCGGCGCTCGCCGCGCTGATCGCCCCGCACGTGCCGGGCGCCAAGGTCACCGTGGTCCACGACTCCCGCCTGCTGCTGGCCGCCGGCGGTGCCAGCACCGGCGTCGCCGTCATTGCCGGAACCGGCTCGGCCGCGTGGGGCAAGAACAGCCGCGGCGCCGAGGCCCGGGCCGGCGGTTGGGGCTACCTGCTCGGCGACGAAGGCAGCGGCTACTGGCTGGGCCGCGAAGCCGTGCGCCACAGCCTGCGCCGGATGAACCAGGGGCTGGAACCGGATGAGCTGACCCGTGCCCTGCTGGACTCCTGCGGGGTGGACCACCCAAACAAACTGATTGCGCTGTTTCACTCGCCCCGGACCGGGCGCCGCTTCTGGGCCCAGCGCGCCCGGCTCGTCGTCGAAGCCGCCGACGCCGGCCACGCACCGAGCCGGGCGCTGATCGAGCAGGCCGGCCGCGACCTCGCGGGCCTCGCCGAACAGACCGTCCGGCAGCTGGGCATCGAGGGCCCGGTGATCCTGGGCAGCGGCCTCGGCATGAACGTGCCGCGGCTGCAGGACGCGTTCCGCGGGGCCCTGGCCGGCGCCGGGATCACCGATGTCCGGGTCCTGCAGCAGGAGCCGGTGTTCGGTGTACTCCAGCTCGTCGCCGAGCAGGGCTAG